Part of the Tamandua tetradactyla isolate mTamTet1 chromosome 11, mTamTet1.pri, whole genome shotgun sequence genome, AGATAAGCAGGGTGTGTGTGAAGCCCGGGACTCGGAGGACAAAGGGATGGGCTCTGATTTCGAGAACTCTGAGGACAGGGAAGAGGACCCAGGAGAAAGGGGAACGGGCTGTAATCTACAAGacacagaagacagagagaacCCCCCGGAACAGATGGGCCCCACTCTGCAGCATGAAGTTCTAAGAGGGAACTCAGGTGAGAGGGAAACAGTGCCAGACATGTGCACAGGTGAGGAGAAAGCTGGACTCTCCATGGGTACTGCCCACTCACGTTGATTTTTAGCTCAAGTTTTACAACAGGGGCTGCATTCGTTGTGGAGGCATACTCTAGAGGATTCTTTActgccttattattattatttttttgcatgggcaggcaccaagaatcgaacccaggtcaccggcatggcaggtgagaactctgccactgagccaccgtggcctgccctgcctcAGTTCTACTGGTGGGTCCAAACAAGATGCTTCAGTCCAGTCTCAGAGGGGCAGTGCTGGCGGGCACAGGGCAACTCACTGGGGCAGCACTTGGCAGCATCCGGTGTACTACTATAGAATTAACATCTCTAATGACACTCTGTAGCAGGGAACACAGGTAGTATCAGAACCTACCTCGTAGGGTTGTTGGGAGGGTTTAAAGAGTTGCTGCATGTAAAGACTGAACATGGCATAGTGCTGGGCAGTGCTGTGTTTAGTTAGAATCATCACCTCCATTTACAGACAGGTAAATTCTGTGGGAAGTAACCTGCCGAGGTTCATGCAGCCAATAGCCTTGCTGCCAAGGGCTGTCAATACCTCATTCCTCACTTGGAAGAGTTGATACTTGGCTTCCTTCCATCTCCTTGGTTTAGTCTTTGGGCATCTGTTGCTTTATCCTGCTCTGTGCATCCCTTGGGGACAGAAATGAGCTGAAATTCATTATGCCAGCACGAGGAGGTTACATTTCTTCCCGTGACACAGCCTTTGGCTCCCAACTGCCTGCTCCCCTCGGTGTCCGTGAGCCCACGGTCCTTTGCATCTCACTATCATCCTTGACTGCCCTGCTTCAGACTAAGCAGTGAGAGGCCCACAGCTGTGTGTTCTGGACCAGTCTCTAACCCAGGTTACTGGCTCCGGGCTGCCTGCTCACTCCCCTCTTATCTACTGGAACACTCTCCCTCACACTTAGTGTAAAGTACGTAAGTTGGAGCGAGTTCAGTTTGGTTTTTTACCTTAAGCTGTTTCAGACcaactctattttaaaaatcagtccaGGGCCTGGTTATGCTAGGTGATCTTTTCCTGTGGTCAGGTCAGAACGGACCATCGttttttttaaaaacgttttCCTTTAATGcgattttactgagatatattcacccaccatacaatccatccaaagtatgcaatcagtggctcacagtatcatcacatagttgtgtcttcatcaccatCGATTGATTGTATTCAGACACTTTGATTACTTCagggcaaaaaaagaaagaaagaaagaaaacccaaaacatcctgtACCTTTTATTCCCCCTTCCCATCACTGAGCCCTAACATTGGTATAGTACGTTTGTCACTGCTGATGTATTAAGATACGAATACTGTGTTGTATAGCCCACAGTTTGCAGTAGGTGCATTCTTTACCACataccactctgttattaactccttgtaatagttcTGTGTATTTGCTCAAGTTCATGgaggaaatttttaatatttgtactgttaatcacagtcattgtgcATCACAAGACTTACTGAGCTTACACATTCCCAGgttttaacctctggctttccttctgttgACAGAGATGACTCTAAACTTCTCCTATCAACCACACTCGCAACGATTCAGCacttaattatattcacaataacgTGCTATCACCTCTCTCCATTTCCgctcatttaaattcaacctaaataaaaattgTGCACATCTTAACCAACCGCGCCCCAttctctagcttcattctatctcctggtagcctatattctagattccatgCCCATGAGCTTGCATATGGACTTGTCTTTTTCAGGCTAGAGCTCTTGGAATGCGCACCCCTCCCTTCCGGAGGGCATTCCCAGTCCCACGTGGCTCAGACTCGACCACCCCGCAGGCCTGCAGACCGACCCGGCCTTCAAAGGGCTCTGCTGAGGGGAGCCTAAGGCAGTGGGGTGGGCCGAGACTCCGGGGCAACCTGCCCCCAACACTGCTGCGCAAAGGGGGCCAATGATGAGATTTCCTCGGGTTGCAGAGCCTCTCTGATTTAGGCTTGCCCAAGAGGAGACTCGCTTCCTGAGGGCTTATTTAATACCTTTTAAGAGCCAGGTATAGTTaccgcccctccccgccccctcttCTGTTGCAGAGGGGCTGCGGAGCGAGGAAGAGGATGGTCAACCCAGCGTGGCTGAGACAGCGATGTTCCCCGCACTGTCCGAGTCCGACAGCGCATCCCGGAGCCCccgaggagaggaggaggaggaggaggaggaggagagcgcTGGAGAGAACCGGCTGGGGGAGGAGGCGGAGCAGCCGCCCGCTCCCGTGCTGCCCTGGAGGCGGCACCTGTCCCTGGGGAGTCGACCCAGGGGCGCCCAGTCTGCCCGCCGCCGCTTCCGCAGGCTCCACCACCCCGTGGCCGTGGACCTCGGGGAGCTCGACAGCCTGGTGGCCAGCATCATGGAGGCGCCCACCATCTGCCCGGACTGCGGGGAGAGCTTCAGCCCCGGCGCCGCCTTCCTGCAGCACCAGCGCATACACCGTCTGGCCGAGGCCGCGGCCGCGGCGGGGCTGGAACCCTTTGGCTTCGCGGGCGAGTGCGGGCCGGTGGTGGGGATGATGGGAGTGGGCGTGCCGGGGGGCTTCGGGCCCGGCCCGGCGCTGGCCCGGCCTCCGCACGAGAAGCCCTTCCGCTGCGGCGAGTGCGGCAAGGGCTTCAGCCGCAACACGTACCTGACCAACCACCTGCGCCTGCACACGGGCGAGCGGCCCAACCTGTGCGCCGACTGCGGCAAGAGCTTCAGCTGGCGCGCCGACCTGCTCAAGCACCGGCGCCTGCACACGGGCGAGAAGCCCTACCCGTGCCCGGAGTGCGGCGAGGCCTTCAGCCTCAGCTcgcacctgctgagccaccggcgGGCGCACGCGGCGGCCAGCGGCGCGGGGGCGGCGGCGCTGCGGCCCTTCGCCTGCGGGGAGTGCGGCAAGGGCTTCGTGCGCCGCTCGCACCTGGCCAACCACCAGCGCATCCACACCGGCGAGAAGCCCCACGGCTGCGGCGAGTGCGGCAAGCGCTTCAGCTGGCGCTCGGACCTGGTCAAGCACCAGCGCGTCCACACGGGCGAGAAGCCCTACATGTGTTCCGAGTGCGGGGAGACCTTCAGCGTCAGCTCGCACCTCTTCACGCACAAGCGCACGCACTCGGGCGAGCGGCCCTACGTGTGCCGCGAGTGCGGCAAGGGCTTCGGCCGCAACTCGCACCTGGTGAACCACCTGCGCGTGCACACGGGCGAGAAGCCCTTCCGCTGCAGCCAGTGCGAGAAGCGCTTCAGCGACTTCTCCACGCTCACGCAGCACCAGCGCACGCACACGGGCGAGAAGCCCTACACGTGCATCGAGTGCGGCAAGAGCTTCATCCAGAGCTCGCACCTGATCCGCCACCGCCGCATCCACACGGGCAACAAGCCGCACAAGTGCGCCGGCTGCGGCAAGGGCTTCCGCTACAAAACGCACCTGGCGCAGCACCAGAAGCTGCACCTGTGCTAGGGAGGGCCCGGCCGGAGGGAGGGGCTGGCTCTGGGGAGCATGCGCAAGGTTAGATGGCCCGGGGACGGGTCCTGTAGAGAGACGCGGGGAGAGGGCGGGAGGGACAATCCGAGAGCCACTGGGGAGTCTTTGGGTGTTAGGGGTCTTGAGGGGAGGGCTGCCTGAGGGCACTTCTTTCCGGGTGCTGTAGTTTTGCCTGTCTCCTTCCCACCCAAGGAGCCGTTTGGGAGATGTGCTTGAGATTGACGGTTTCTTCCAAAACTGTAGGGAGGGATGAAGGCATGAAGCAGGCACTTTGAGGACCTGGAGAAAGgggagttggggtggggtggggtggggtggggacgggCTGGCGGGCAATAGACTGAGGTGGGCCTTAATGGCCATTGGGAATCAGGAGAGAGGCTGTGGTTGGAATGGGTTATGGGGTAAATGCCTGTTCCGGTTGCGCCACCGGGTATTAAAGCCAGCGTTTGCCCTGACCCCACGCATCAACTGTGGTCCCCTGAAAATTAGG contains:
- the ZNF697 gene encoding zinc finger protein 697, with amino-acid sequence MEQEDKQGVCEARDSEDKGMGSDFENSEDREEDPGERGTGCNLQDTEDRENPPEQMGPTLQHEVLRGNSEGLRSEEEDGQPSVAETAMFPALSESDSASRSPRGEEEEEEEEESAGENRLGEEAEQPPAPVLPWRRHLSLGSRPRGAQSARRRFRRLHHPVAVDLGELDSLVASIMEAPTICPDCGESFSPGAAFLQHQRIHRLAEAAAAAGLEPFGFAGECGPVVGMMGVGVPGGFGPGPALARPPHEKPFRCGECGKGFSRNTYLTNHLRLHTGERPNLCADCGKSFSWRADLLKHRRLHTGEKPYPCPECGEAFSLSSHLLSHRRAHAAASGAGAAALRPFACGECGKGFVRRSHLANHQRIHTGEKPHGCGECGKRFSWRSDLVKHQRVHTGEKPYMCSECGETFSVSSHLFTHKRTHSGERPYVCRECGKGFGRNSHLVNHLRVHTGEKPFRCSQCEKRFSDFSTLTQHQRTHTGEKPYTCIECGKSFIQSSHLIRHRRIHTGNKPHKCAGCGKGFRYKTHLAQHQKLHLC